The genomic region AGCCTGCAATAAGTACTACAGCATTCATTCGTTCTACTCTCCAAACTAAATCCTCTTTCTGTTCAGAAATACTGTATAGACAACAATTATTTTGAGATTTTACCGTACTGACAAATGTGTTTACTTGTTTACCAGGAAAATAATAGGTGCAAAGTTTTATTATAAAGGCTTGGGATCCCAACCAGCTGCTGGTGAGTTCACATCTCCAAGAGATTCAAATGGCCATGGAACACACACCTCCTCCACAGCTGCTGGAAGCATTGTCAGAAATGGCAGCCTCTTTGGACTAGCCCAAGGAGACGTACGTGGAGGAGTACCTGGTGCAAGGGTTGCTATATACAAGGTTTGTTGGTTAGATTCTTGCAGCGATGTAGATATCCTTGCTGCATTTGATGATGCAATCCATGATGGTGTGGATGTCATTTCTGTTTCAATTGGACACAGTGGGTCCTTATTTTTCCCACTGGAGTACTTTAAAGATAGCATTGCAATAGGAGCATTCCATTCAATGAAGAGAGGAATCTTAACATCAAATGCTGCTTGTAACGATGGCTTTGAGGGATCTGTTTGCAACTATTCCCCCTGGTCTCTGACAGTGGCTGCAAACACCATTGATCGCCAATTCAAAGCACAACTTACTTTGGGAAATCAAACGTCCTTCGAGGTAAATCAAATATCATTGTGTTTTACTGATATCAAGTGATCAAAGTTCTAATGTGTTGAGTTTAATGGTGAGATAGGGGCGTGTTATAAACACATTCACAATGGAGCAGCCTTGGTACCCTTTAGTATATGGAGGAGACGCTGCTAATATTTCTGGCGGATTTTCTTCTGAGGACTCCAGGTGAAATGCATaacaacatcacataaaatttATTTAGAAACAATTCCTTTTGAACTCAAGGCTCTCCATTTGCATGATTGTGAATTTGGTCAGTGGATGCGGGTTATATTCCCTGGATCGCAGCAAAGTCGAAGGAAAAATAGTACTTTGCTACTTAGCAAACCCAACCGATCTGCCAGATGGAGGAGTGTATGTATCTGGAGGGGCAGGTGCCATAATAATGTACGATCCAATGAATGATACAGCTTTCTCGTTCATGGTCCCTGCCACAGTTATTTCATCCGAACAGGGAGAGATTGTAAGATCTTACATCAATTCTACAAGGTAAATGCCTAAatgaaattaattatttttctcCCAATAAAAGTTTTGTTTGATGGAGTCCAGAGTCATCTAGAATTCTAGATAAATAAATTAGACCACAACAAACACAAAGTCATAATCTTCTTTATGTGTCCCCTCCTGATGAGATTGTCTCATTGGGTGGGAAATCTGATGTTCATGATCATCTTTTATTTGGTATAGTCGCAGCTGTTTAATTGTATTGTTGGACTTGGCATTTCTTTTTTTGTAGTTCTGTTTCAGCATAAACTTTTATGCTGGAGTTCTAAATGTCTCTTTACCACCCTTTCTTTAATACTATTTTTTTAAATGTCCTATTGTTTTAAGACTATACTACTtatcttttattaataaaaaataaaaaacaatcattaTAAAACTCATCGATGGCCTTGGGTAATCAGAATTTGATATTTTATAGTCTGGCTGCAGGCCTGTGTAGCCTGTTGCTCAGCCTAAAGCGCAGATGCATTGGAGACTCATTGAATAGCATCTATTATAAAATCTTTTCTGTGCTTTCACAAAGAAATTAAGAAAGTTccaatattttagaatttttcagCTGCAAAATTGTGATTGCTATTTTTTTATAGGGTTTTTCAGGTTTACAAAGACTTAAAGGATTGAATAGGGGTAAATGATaatctaaatattttttatttttttttacattttttttaatatcaacCAACCAGAAATTTGTGAATTACTAAGCCGCCATTATAATATTAGGATGATCCTAAATGTCTCTACTAACATTAGAGTGTTTCTTCTAGTGTCTGGCAGTACTCACCCAGTTATTAAGAATCACATCGAAAATTACTTAAAAACTTTGAGCCCTGATTCAAAATGAGtaaaaattgaataaatcttgACATTTTGAAATATTATATCTTTGGTACAACAGAAGAAGCTTAAATCGGAAGCCTTTGTTTTATATTAGTTCAATACCAAAATGAAAATTCTAAATAAAGCCATATTTGTACTTTGTAGTGAGTATGTTAGTATGGAATTTTTAAAATGAAACCACGATTTAAGAGACGGATTACGTTTTAATTCTTGTACATTTGACTAGGTCTCCTATTGCAAATATAGCAAAAAGTGTGGCTGGGAATGATTTACCTGCACCTATAATAGCTTCATTCTCATCTAAAGGTCCCAGCGGAATCACACCAGATCTTCTAAAGGTATGATTACTCAAATATCTTATTGGAATTTGAAATTTCATTTCCATGGGACCTATATCGGTTTCAATTAACTACTAGACAAATTTAATCATCTCATTTGTCCTTGACAGCCTGACATCACTGCACCAGGCGTAGATATTCTGGCTGCTTGGTCAAAAGTTGCACCAATGAGCCAGGATCCTTTGGACAAAAGAGCAGTAGATTTTAACATAGTCTCTGGAACATCTATGGCCTGCCCGCATGCCACAGGAGCAGCTGCTTATGTCAAGTCATTTCATCCTGATTGGTCCCCTGCTGCTATCAAATCCGCTCTCATGACCACAGGTGGATATTCATTTCACTACCCAAAAATTGtatatattcatttttattttttaaaactatcCTCATAATTTCATTTGTGATGCAGCATCAACATTGGATGCAACTTTAGACGGCAATGGCGCTGCAGAATTAGGATATGGTGCGGGACAGATTAATCCCCTCAAGGCCACCAATCCAGGGCTTGTCTATGACGCCGATGCAAATTCTTATATCAACATGCTATGTAGCCAAGGATACAATGAAACATCTTTACGTTTGCTGACAGGAGAATTTATCAGTTGTCCTTCAAATTTATCTAAAAATGGAGTATGGGAACTTAACTATCCTTCCATAATGGTTATTAGCAATGCAAGCGAGCCCTTTCTTGCTCAATTTCCAAGAACAGTTACAAATGTAGGACCTGCAAAATCTACTTACGAAGCCAAAATAGAGGCACCCTTCGGAATGAACGTGACAGTTGAACCAGATACACTCACTTTCACGTCCTCCAACCAGAAGATGTCATACAATGTGAAAATTGAAAGTCGAATTGTACCAGATGATTACGCTTTACTATCAGGTGCATTGACTTGGAGCTATGACAATTACAGTGTGCGCAGCCCCATTCTTGTATATTATAATGTCAAACAGTAAGATAATCATTGTATGTATGCGTATCTATTCATTAGGTATTACTTTTAAAATCGTGCCACTAAAACGCTAAAAAAAACATTCTTGCCATTATTCATGTTTGTCGTTTCCCTTCTGGTTTTGTTGTAATGAGTTTTACCAAGTAAAAATTTCTGGAAATTAGTATCAAATGATCAACATGAATTATTTTGAACAGAATTATTCTATTGCTCGTAAGATATTTATAAAATGAGGGTTTTGTGACATCCACCGTCTGTTCCTCTGACTGCGCATTAAAtggataaaatattaataaaaataaaataatgaaaaataataaatggaAAGGGCAAGGGGGATGGTGCCAGTATGGACAACAGATGAATGCAAAGGACATCCATCAAAGCTTAAAGGATGGAGAAATTTCGTTAGGCGCAGTGGAGAAAGATTACGGCTGGAGAGAAGATGAGATTCATTGACCAACATTAGAGCTGAGCCATATCTGTGAATTCAGCCCAGTCGTAAAACTTCTTGCAAAATAAGAGCATTCTAAGAGGATATTGATGGCCGGTAATGCATAAGGAGAGGCGAGGGGGCGTAGAGTAGAGAGGAATTTCGTTAGATAATTTGAAGGAAGAGCCTAGGCCGAATGGAGTAAAGAGGAGAGAGGGAGGGCAACATAATGGTGCCTGCTGAAAGAAACAAAAGATCTCTTTGGTCGATATCATCCGAGCTACCCTTATATGGGACAGGTACATACTAGTTGACGGTAGATTTCAATGCCTGCCTCATGATGGACAGAGAGGCAGACGacaagaacaaataacaaacagAGCAATAGCAGAGATAAAACTGTTGGCATACGTGGACTGGCAGTTGTGCATGTTTAATCTCCCCTGCCTCCGTAGCATATCTACTCCAACCATTGCATTCACTCCTTCTACTCCGTTTTTGATGCATCTAGATCATTCGTTTTTGGCGCTTATTCTAGAAGATTCTCCCGTAGCTATTTGTAGAGCTCTGTTTTGTAATTCTCAGTTTTTGAAAGGGAATGAAGTGGTAGTACTCTGTTTTCTGTATATGGCATAAAAACTGTTTTGATGTATGATTGAAACAGAGCAGTGGCAGTTCTATTTGGAAATGGCATTAATATAAACGTTTTCTTTTGCTCTCAAATTTCTTGCTGTTTTTTGTTTCTGTTTTGGCATTTCTTACTGTTATCTGCAATACACTGTTCTTTCTCCCCTTCAAACTGGCATCAGAGCTTGGAGATCAGGGAAGTTTAGAAGTTGCAGTGAGAAATTCTGGCCTCTAGTATTGGGCAATCACTGAACTAAGCACAGTTGTTGGAAGACTGAAAAGTTGTTGTAGTCAAAGGAAAAGATTACTAAAAAGGTCAGATTGCTAAAGTTGCAAGTGTTAAAGTTGCCAATAGCAGAAAATCTGGAGATATAGTGAGCAGAGGCaaagattattaaaaaaaaaaaaacatggtaGGAACAAGTGGAAGCATTTCACTATCCCAGATTCAATTCTTTAATGGCAAGAATTATGATTTCTGGAGCATAAAAATGAAAACCTTGTTTTGCTCCCAAGATGTTTGGGACTTGGTTGAAAATGGGTTCTTTGAACCAGCAGACCAACAAGCTTATGAGGCTCTTCCACAAGCTACGAAGGATTTGTTAAAGGAAAATAGGAAGAAAGATGCCAAAGCATTGTTTTTCATTCAGCAGGCAATGGAGGAATcattttttccaaaaatatcaGCTGCCACAAGATCAAAGCAGGCATGGGAAAGTTTGCAAACAACATACCAAGGCATAGGCaaggtgaaaaaaaaaaaattataaattctcAGAAGGGATTTTGAAAATTTGCAAATGAAGGACTCAGATATAGTAGATTCATTCCTCATTCATGCAATGTCAATAGTAAATTAGATTAGATCATATGGAGAAACAATTGGGGATCAAAAAGTTGTAGAGAAGATACTTTGAAGTTTACCTACAAAGTTCGATCCAATTGTAGTGGCCATTGAAGAGTCCAAAGATCTCACTTAGTTATGAGTAGATGAATTAATGGGATCACTCTTGGCACATGAGAAAATTAAATCGATTAAGAACATCATCATTGGAGAATGTATTCAAGACTCAACTTTCATTTGGCAGAACAAGAGGGAGATCAAATCATAGCAGAGGCAAAGGACGTTTTACAccaaggggaggaagagaaaatacACAATTTGAAAGCAGAAAACCAACATCAAGCCCACATACTCATTCTACAGCAACAAGCGGAAGGGGGAGCAACCATTCTCATAGCCAACATCAAAGAGAAAGGTATGATAAATCCAACATCCAATGTcattattgcaataaatttgggcattttGCATCAGAATGTAGGaaaaagaaatatgatatgaacaaGCAAAAGACACATTTTACAAATGAAAACCAGCCAAACACTAGTGAACAAGACACCATATTGATAACATGCAATGTAGCACAAGAGAGTTCCAAAGAAGTATGGTTCCTAGAAAGTGGTTGTAGTAATCACATGAGTTGTAATAAGGAGATGTTTGCCACAATGGACAATTCAGTAAAATCAAAAGTAAAATTGGGAAATGATCAACGAGTTTTAGTCATGGGAAAAGAGTCAATTAACATAAGAACTAAGCAAGGTGAGGAGAAGCATATTTTAAATATATACTATGTTCCTGGATTGCAACACAATCTCATAAGCATTGGACAACTAGTGCAAAAAGggtatagaataactttgaaaatGGTGAGTGTGTGATTCTAGAAAAAAAACCAAGCAATGGGCTGGTTGCAAGTGTTGAAATGACAGAAAATAGGATGTTTCCACTTATGCTTCAAAGTGAACTATTCTTAgagccacaaggattgcaaaagGTTGAATCAGCCTTTAAGGCCTCATACAAAAATGAATCTTGGTTATGGCTTTTAAGACTTAAGCATTTAAACTTCAAAGGGTTACAACTGTTATGTAAGAAAGAAATGGTATATGGATTGCTACCAATAGAGCCACTCAAGATAACATGTGAGAGTTGCATATTGACAAAGCAACATAGAAGCAAATTTCCAGTTGGGGAGTCTTATAGAGCAAAACAACCACTTGAGATAGTGCATTCAGACCTTTGTGGACCGATGCAAACACCATCCATAAGTGGAAGACTTTAAatttcttaacatttattgatgatttcactAGGACAGTATGGGTTTATTTCTTGAAATATAAATCAAATGCATTTGTTGTTTTTAAAGAgttcaaagaaaaagttgagaaagaaAGTGGTTATTATATCAAAACAttgagaactaatcaaggtggtgaacacATATCAAATGATTTTCAGAATTTTTGCAAAGAAAATGGCCTAAGAAAGCAATTTACAGCAAGATACACTCCTCAACAAAATGAAGTagctgagagaaagaatagaacaattatAGAAATGTCACGAAGTATGATAAAAGAAAAACACTTACCAaatgagtattgggctgaagcGGCTGCATGTTCAGTAAACATATTAAACAGATGTCCAACAAAAGCAGTGATAAATAAAACACCAAAAGAAGCTTGGAGAAAAAGGAAGCATAATATAGCACATTTGAGAGTTTTTGGATGCGTGGCATACTCACTGATACCTCAAGAGTTGAGAAAGAAACTAGATGATACAGGAGAGAAGTACatatttgtaggatatagtgaacaTTCCAAGGCATATAAGTTGTACAATCCTATCACAAAGAAGTTGATTATAAGTCATGATGTTGAGTTTGTTGAAGAAGAAGCATGGGATGGCAACATAGACAAAACAACTACAATTGCAGCTAATGTTCCACAAGATAATGAAGAGAGTGAAACTCAAGTTGAGAATCGTACTACACAAGCAAATGTTCCAACAACACCTACCAGGGAACCTATCACTCCAAATCCTACTACTCGAGCAAGTAATAACAACAGTGAGTCTTCTAATCCAACACTTGCATCACTAAGATCAAGATCCATAAACACATCAAAGAAGACACAAAGTATAAGGTAAATATATGATGAAATACAAGAtgttgaaaatgatgatttatgcTCTAATTATGTATTCAAAACACAAGCtgatccaatttattttgaaaatgccaTAAAAGATGACAAATGGATTGCAACCATGGATGAAGAAATTCAATCAATAGAAAAGTAtcaaacttgggatctagtacAACTTCCTAAAGGAAAGGATGTGATTGAAGTTAAATGGGTTTACAAGTCAAAGTATACTGCTAATGGAAAAGTAGAGAAGCACAAGGCAAGACTAGTAGCTAAAGGCTTTACACAACAACCGAACATAGACTACAATGAAATATTTGCACCGGTGGCAAGATTGGATGCCATTAGAATGGTCTTATCTATAGTACCTCAGAACAAATGAAAGGTTTACCAAATGGACgttaaatcaacattcttgaatggcattttggaagaagtgtacataaatcaaccactgggTTATGAAATTTTGGGAGAACATAAGGTATACAAATTGAAAAAGttcctatatggtttgaagcaagctcctagagcttggtacaaTAGGATAGACTCTTATTTTGTGAACAATGGGCTTAACAAGTGTGACAATAAACCAACTTTGTATGTCAAATTGAATGATAAAAGAGAAATCTTGATAGTttgtttgtatgtagatgatttgatcttCACAAGCAATATGTCAATTAAGTCAATCAAGGCAGCCATGGAAAGAGAATTTGATGACTGATTTAGCACTCATAAGATATTTTCTTGGGATAGAGGTAAGccaaaatgatcaaggcatttttATATGTGAAAGCAAGTATGCTAATGATTTGTTAAAGAGATTTAAGATGGCAAATGTGAATCCAGCCCCTACATCAGTTGCATTGGGTTTAAAACTTAGCAAAGATGACAAAAGTCAAAGTGTTGATGCAAGCTTATTCAAAAGATTAGTTGGCAGCCTCATGTATCTAACCACCACATGACCAAATATCATGTATGGGGTTAGTCTCATTTCTAGATACATGGATAAACCAAAGGAATCACATTGGAAAGATGGAAAAATAATTTTAAGGTACATAGTTGTAACAAAGAACGTTGGAATTTTGTATACACCTTTAGATGATCACaaactgatttgatatatagaTAGTGATTGGGGAGGTagcatggatgatagaaaaagcacttcAAGGTATATATTTCATCTAGGATTGGGTGCTATCTCTTGggaatcaaagaaacaaccaattgtgACACTCTCATCAGTTGAAGTGGAATATGTTGCAACCACATCAACAACTTGCCAAGTAGTATGGATGAGAAGAGTACTTTCAAACTTGCGACATCCACAAGAAGAACCTACAAATATTTATTGTGATAACAATTCATCAATTACTTTATCAAAAAATCATGTCTTCCATAAATGGAGCAAGTAAATTGATACAAGATATCATTTTATTCGAGAATTGGTGAACAATGGTGACATATGTCTTGAGTTTTGCAAGTCCAACGAACAACTAGCAAACATTTTCACAAAGTCGCTTGCAAAGAATGTTTTTGAATATCTCCAAGAAGGAATTGGTATTGTAGATGTACATGGCAGCGAagattaagggggggtgttggcatACGTAGACTGCCAATTGTGCATGTTTAATCTCCCCTGCCTTCATAGCATATCTACTCCAACCACCACATTCACTCCTTCTACTCCTACCTTTTTCTACTCTATTTTTTATGCATCTAGATTATTCATTTTTGGCGCTTATTCTAGAATCTTCTCTCGTAGCTATTTGGAGATCTTTGTTTTGTAATTctcattttttgaaagagaatgaagTGGTAGTACTCTACTTTCTGTATATGGCATAAAAACTATTTTAATGTATGATTGAAACAGAGAATTGGCAACTCTATTTGGAAATGGCATTAATATAAATGTTTTCTTTTTCTCTCAAATTTCTTACTGTTTTCTATTTCTGTTTTGGCATTTCTTACTGTTATCTGCAATACTCTGTTCTTCTCCCCTTCAAACAAAAATGCATTCAAAGCATTATGCATTCATATACATTTTAACACAAACAAAAAGTTTGAC from Cryptomeria japonica chromosome 3, Sugi_1.0, whole genome shotgun sequence harbors:
- the LOC131059786 gene encoding subtilisin-like protease SBT4.14, coding for MAGTAITHLLFPFIFILILLSTAASRHLNEKLYVVYMGDITSPDIQDYSQTAATESHLSLLHSLLESHEAAEQSLVHSYWKSFNGFAAWLSSSHVEHLSNTDGVVSVFESKNAQLLTSRSWDFVGLPLSQQTNDLEYQSDGYGQNQKVSMTLDWVPFPQNGGERAKQHPTSKPAISTTAFIRSTLQTKSSFCSEILKIIGAKFYYKGLGSQPAAGEFTSPRDSNGHGTHTSSTAAGSIVRNGSLFGLAQGDVRGGVPGARVAIYKVCWLDSCSDVDILAAFDDAIHDGVDVISVSIGHSGSLFFPLEYFKDSIAIGAFHSMKRGILTSNAACNDGFEGSVCNYSPWSLTVAANTIDRQFKAQLTLGNQTSFEGRVINTFTMEQPWYPLVYGGDAANISGGFSSEDSSGCGLYSLDRSKVEGKIVLCYLANPTDLPDGGVYVSGGAGAIIMYDPMNDTAFSFMVPATVISSEQGEIVRSYINSTRSPIANIAKSVAGNDLPAPIIASFSSKGPSGITPDLLKPDITAPGVDILAAWSKVAPMSQDPLDKRAVDFNIVSGTSMACPHATGAAAYVKSFHPDWSPAAIKSALMTTASTLDATLDGNGAAELGYGAGQINPLKATNPGLVYDADANSYINMLCSQGYNETSLRLLTGEFISCPSNLSKNGVWELNYPSIMVISNASEPFLAQFPRTVTNVGPAKSTYEAKIEAPFGMNVTVEPDTLTFTSSNQKMSYNVKIESRIVPDDYALLSGALTWSYDNYSVRSPILVYYNVKQ